From Juglans regia cultivar Chandler chromosome 8, Walnut 2.0, whole genome shotgun sequence, the proteins below share one genomic window:
- the LOC109017529 gene encoding protein STRICTOSIDINE SYNTHASE-LIKE 5-like, with translation MSESNNPDSASTPNASRITSNSKTSYSWLFTSFMTVLVPVVTASILYNLDSFDPAPLPPDLLTRHAIAAPASNKHMLRGAELVGVGNLEGPEDVAYDHSSGVIYTGCADGWINRVNVNDSEVQKWINTGGRPLGIAVGGLKQEVVVADAKRGLLKVTAEGKVEVLTDEAEGQKFRTTDAVDVAQNGMVYFSDASYKYTLDESVWDILEGKLHGRLLSYDPATKTTQVLLPNLYFANGVAVSPDQNHVIFCETTARRCRKYHISGNEKGKVDKFIENLPGMPDNIRYDGEGHYWIALAVEYTLPWYLTFKYPLIRKFAAIALKYTGRTYFLGRSGGVLVVDLAGKPIAHYYDPELPMLTSAMKIGDHLYCGSIVAPYIISLNLKHYPAV, from the exons ATGTCCGAGTCAAATAACCCCGACTCAGCTTCCACTCCCAACGCTTCTCGTATTACTTCGAACAGCAAAACCTCATACTCATGGCTTTTCACCTCTTTCATGACGGTACTGGTCCCCGTTGTGACGGCGAGCATTCTGTACAACCTCGACTCGTTCGACCCGGCTCCACTGCCCCCCGATCTGTTGACTCGGCACGCCATAGCCGCGCCGGCAAGCAACAAGCACATGCTCCGTGGAGCGGAGCTGGTGGGCGTGGGGAACTTGGAGGGACCAGAAGATGTTGCTTATGATCACAGCTCCGGAGTCATCTACACGGGCTGTGCTGACGGCTGGATAAACAGAGTCAACGTGAACGACTCGGAGGTGCAGAAGTGGATCAACACAGGCGGCAGACCTCTGGGAATAGCCGTCGGCGGACTTAAACAGGAAGTTGTCGTTGCCGATGCAAAAAGG ggCCTACTGAAGGTGACAGCAGAGGGCAAAGTGGAGGTGTTGACAGATGAGGCTGAGGGACAAAAGTTTAGAACCACAGATGCTGTAGATGTTGCACAGAATGGCATGGTTTATTTTAGTGATGCTTCCTATAAATATACTTTAGATGAGTCGGTTTGGGATATATTGGAGGGTAAGCTCCATGGTAGGCTTCTGAGTTATGATCCAGCTACCAAAACCACCCAGGTGCTGCTCCCCAATCTTTACTTTGCTAATGGAGTTGCTGTCTCCCCTGATCAAAACCATGTCATCTTTTGCGAAACAACAGC GAGAAGGTgtagaaaatatcatattagtGGCAACGAAAAAGGAAAAGTCGACAAGTTTATCGAAAATCTACCAGGCATGCCTGATAACATCCGATATGATGGAGAAGGCCACTACTGGATTGCACTGGCTGTG GAATATACACTTCCATGgtatttaacattcaaatatccTCTCATCCGAAAGTTTGCAGCAATTGCGCTAAAGTACACAGGGCGAACATATTTTTTGGGGAGGTCTGGAGGGGTTCTGGTCGTTGACTTGGCAGGAAAACCAATTGCTCACTACTATGATCCTGAACTGCCTATGCTCACAAGTGCGATGAAGATAGGAGATCATCTGTATTGCGGTTCCATTGTTGCCCCCTACATTATCAGCCTCAACCTGAAACATTATCCTGCCGTATAA